A section of the Thermoplasmata archaeon genome encodes:
- a CDS encoding biotin/lipoate A/B protein ligase family protein encodes MKFRLIMDSYHDAATNMAIDEAILRSRKSKNFNTLRLYHWDPSAVSIGYFQSIFDEINLEYAEKNRISVIRRITGGGAVYHDHKGDLTYSIVVDPSFAGITNLKESYTVLSSGLLEGLIRFGLDARFEGINDISVNNKKISGNAQTRRFGSVLQHGTLLLSVNPELMFSVLKVDNEKMKDKLIKNVYERVTSIEKERGEFDILKLKNSIVEGYKSSFSEFEFIEGALDPDEINLIEPIKKERYMARSWNFKK; translated from the coding sequence ATGAAATTCAGGTTGATTATGGACTCATATCATGATGCCGCTACTAACATGGCTATTGATGAAGCAATCTTGAGATCTAGAAAAAGCAAGAATTTTAACACGTTAAGGCTCTATCACTGGGATCCTTCTGCAGTTAGCATTGGATATTTTCAGAGTATTTTTGATGAAATAAACCTGGAATATGCAGAAAAAAACAGGATCAGCGTAATACGCCGTATTACCGGCGGAGGTGCAGTTTATCATGACCACAAAGGCGATTTAACGTACAGTATTGTAGTTGATCCAAGTTTTGCGGGTATAACCAACTTAAAAGAGTCATATACTGTCCTTTCTTCCGGGTTGTTAGAAGGATTGATAAGATTCGGTCTAGACGCAAGATTTGAAGGAATAAATGATATCTCTGTGAACAATAAGAAAATCTCGGGAAATGCGCAAACTCGCAGATTTGGATCAGTACTTCAGCATGGCACTTTATTACTTTCTGTAAATCCAGAGCTTATGTTTTCAGTGCTTAAAGTAGACAATGAAAAAATGAAGGATAAACTTATTAAGAATGTTTATGAGCGCGTTACATCAATAGAGAAAGAGCGCGGAGAGTTTGATATTTTAAAGTTGAAAAACAGCATAGTAGAAGGTTATAAAAGCTCGTTTTCTGAATTTGAGTTTATTGAAGGTGCTCTTGATCCAGATGAAATAAATCTGATTGAGCCAATCAAGAAAGAAAGATATATGGCCAGATCCTGGAATTTTAAAAAATAA
- a CDS encoding ABC transporter ATP-binding protein, whose amino-acid sequence MEIINVRNLSFRYNSKTILNNINFGLERDQIVGILGPNGAGKSTIIKILGGILEYEGSIKLTDIELKNFKRKELARVIAVVPQNFEPGFDFKVSDLVMMGRTPYLKMFESVSQEDFNIVEDTMKVTDIMHIKDKSIREISGGERQRVIIAMAIAQDPKILLLDEPNANLDLKYQISIFELLKNLVRTKHISIIVAMHDVNLAVKYCNKIMLLNKGEIVQFDAPEKVITEENIKKVYEIDSSIIKDGNGSLTYIIPIAR is encoded by the coding sequence TTGGAGATAATAAATGTTCGAAATTTGAGTTTTAGATACAATTCAAAAACAATATTAAATAATATTAATTTTGGACTTGAGAGAGATCAGATTGTTGGCATTCTTGGCCCTAACGGTGCTGGAAAGAGCACGATTATCAAGATACTGGGAGGAATATTAGAGTATGAAGGTAGCATAAAATTGACGGACATAGAGCTAAAAAACTTTAAGAGAAAGGAGCTAGCCAGGGTCATAGCAGTAGTTCCACAAAATTTTGAGCCTGGCTTTGATTTTAAAGTCAGTGATCTGGTAATGATGGGTAGAACACCATATTTGAAAATGTTCGAATCTGTGTCTCAGGAAGATTTTAATATTGTCGAGGATACTATGAAAGTGACAGATATCATGCACATAAAAGATAAATCAATTCGCGAAATATCAGGCGGCGAAAGGCAGCGTGTTATTATTGCTATGGCCATAGCACAAGATCCGAAAATTCTGTTGTTGGATGAACCAAATGCAAATTTGGATCTGAAATATCAGATTTCTATATTCGAATTGTTGAAAAATTTAGTGAGGACAAAGCATATAAGCATAATTGTAGCGATGCATGATGTTAATCTGGCAGTTAAATATTGCAATAAGATAATGCTGTTAAATAAGGGAGAGATAGTGCAATTTGATGCTCCAGAGAAAGTGATCACTGAGGAAAATATCAAAAAAGTGTATGAGATAGATTCTTCAATCATAAAAGATGGAAATGGATCTTTAACCTACATCATACCTATTGCTAGATAG